TGCGCGGTGCTCTTGTGGATCCATCCCTGACGTCCAAATCATGCTCAGGAAAGCACATCCCGTATGCTCACACAGGATGGCAGGTAGTCCTTCAGCAGGCCTGGCAGAAACGGGAATTCCAGGTCTCCTTGGTCATGCATGGAAGGCACTAAGAGGATTCAGGCAGGGAAAAGTACCTTAAGGTATTTGCTGGCAAAGTTCAGCCATCTTACTAGGCTTCCAGAGATTGTCTCTCCTTCCATGAACTCTGTTCAGAGTACAAGGTCTTATATTTACTTCTCACAAGCAAAACTCTCTATTCAGGGCCAACAGCCCCTGAGTTGAAGCAGGAAAGGGAAACTCATGTTGCAGTGAGTCCCAGTGGAGACAGTCCTGCAGATTTTCTCAGCAGCTAACTTGCTTCCTACCCAAGAACATGTTGTAGTGCCCTCACGGACGCCACAGCCTGGGAGTCCCGCCTAGGACTCGCCACAGACAGGTCCTCACGTTTGGAGAATACCGAGCAGGTTATATTTGGGAGTGAGGTCCAAGGGAAGCAATCTGTTGTCCCATGGGGCTCTCAAGCATAACCAAGGGATGGCAGGTGGAGCAACTCTGTCCCACCTGTGGTGGCATGTGTCACCTGTCCCCCAGCTGATGGAGGCTCACTGGGTACACACAGTGACAAAGAACACCCGAAGCTCCTTTACTTCTTACATAGCATCAGGCCAGAGGGACTGTAAACACAAAGATGCCTCGTCTGTGCATGCAGTAGTGTGCTAGGTACTGTGAAGTCACAGGCACCAGCGACAGGTATGTGAAAACATGGTTCTCCTTTGCTGCCTTGTTAGAGCATCAGCCAGAGATGATGCTAGAGACATCTTGCCACAGGAGCAATTAGGAATTCAGTTCCTTAAAAGTAATAGCCAAGCTGGGcgtagtggcatatgcctgtaatcccagaggctcaagaggctgaggcaggaggatcgtgagttcaaagccagcctcagcaatttggagaggccctaagtaactcagggagatgctgtctccaaataaaatacaaaaatggcccggggatatggcttaggggttaagcacccctgggttcaatccccagtacaaaaaaaaaataaattaatagccACTCGTCATGTGCCACTAGTCCTGGCCCCAAGAGATCATCTTAGTAAGGAATCACTTTCCTTTTGTAGAGATGGGAGCAGTTGCCGCTGGGAGAGGTGAAGCCGCCAGTCCACCCAAACCCCCGGCCTCGCTCCTGGTGCTCTGCCTGCCTCGCCACACCACATGCCCTCTCTGGGAAGGACCCTGGTTTTCAGAGGCTGGGCATCCTTTCGACTTTCCATTAATGCTTGTGGCTGGGATCACAAAGCCACGTGTCCTGTAGAAAACAACGTCTTCTTCCACAGCTTCCTGACATTCAATGTGCACATCTACATTTCCCTGGGGGTGTGTGAGCCCTGTTGAGAAGACCTGGACATCCCTCAGGCTAGGGAGAAAAGCCCTTGGGGAGATGCAGCCCGAAGCCCTGGGAACCTCCCCGAGGTGGGACGTCAGGACGTCAGTTCCCTGTCCCGTCCCTTCTCGCCTTTCCCGTCTCCTACTCGGAAGCTGAACCTGCTCCTCATGGCAGACACAGCTGGCGGAGTGTTTGAGCTCCGATGACGTCAGCCCGTCTCTGATAGGCTGCTGGAGAAGATGACACGTGGCTGGGCCGGCAGTGCCTGGGCCTTGCACTTTTTTCCCAAGGCCTGAAGCCAAGCCTCCTCTTTAGCAGACCATAGTTCTCTGGCCTTGCTTTCCAGAATCCCTCTCTGGCATGTAGCACAGCAGCACGGGGGCTGCCCTGCAGACTGTGGATGATCCCTGACAAGCCTACCTGCTGATCTGCACCTTGGCTGTCAGCAAAGAGACTCAGTGATCAGGtcatgggaaagaaaagaaagcagagcttCAACTTTACATGGAAggtagttttggttttgttttttttgtttttttttttttttttttaatcatagaagCATTAATTTTGCAAAGTTCTGAGCAGCAACTACAGATGGTTAGTGAGTTCTGAAGAATTATgccattttaaaacaatcttgatatttggctttttttaaaaaaaaatcagaacttttgAGAAATCTTTCTTGGGTTTCACCAATGACTTGTCAACCTACAGTGACATCTCAGCATAAAAAAGTATCTCAGGGCCCCTGGTCATTCATGAGCAGTTCTGAAAACATTTTGGGAAATGATCTTTATTTGATCTTTCAAAGGTGCTCTAAGCAATTAAAACTGTTAGTTGggatattcaaagaaaataaaaaacaaatcaatctATCAGTTATCCTGTGGCCATTTTCATCTCACACCTGGTGTGGGCTCTGCCACATTTGAGTGTTTTTAGGTCCTTAGAGAACATATCCAGAGAGGGAGGGCCCCACAGCCAGGGAAGCACCCAGCTGAGGACAAGCCTGTGAACTTGGGCTTGAACCTGCTGCTCATATAAACAGTAGGTGGTGGAACAAATGCCCCCTGGAAAGGGCAGAGTGAAGGAGCCCTTGGAAATGCAGCGTTCATCACACCCCCAGTGTTTGGCATGCCTTGGGTTAGGTTGCACCTGACTTTTCCACTAGCCCAGGAGGGCACCAGGGACAATTCTAACTTCTCAGACTGTATTAACAATACCTTTCACTTTCTGATGCTCTGACATCTTAGGGTCTTGCTGGCAGGATCCATCTCTCCTAGGACTAGCTAATTCCTAGAGATGGAAAACAACTCACCTGAGAGCGCACCTTTCTTACGCATACCAATCAATGCAAAGCCCACACTCCCATCACCTCCTATGTTGGTTCAAGGCCTCTGTCTGCCTTCAATAGTCACCACAAGGCTGGCTCCCAGATAACCAGGACAAATCCTATGCCAGAATCCACCAAAATTATTCACACCGACCCACCCTAAGCCTGTTCACCCTGCCTCGCCCATGCCTTCCCATGGGAGTCACAATTAGGGCTCTTGACCATGTTCTCCCTGCTTTCTTTGCCTGGAGACACAGGTGCCTCTAGACAACCCCCGCCCCATCTCCATGATGTGGTGTGTTCCCTGTTCTTAGTTAGCATCTGGGAGTGCTAGCAAAACTATATTTTCAACAAGTCATCTCCTGATCTGCCAGCCTTGCCATAcctatataatattaaaatctatattttaaaacctGGATGCTGGAATGGTAGGCAGTGACTTTAGCCTTCAAGGTCCTCTTCCCCCCACATCAGCCTGTCTTTTTTGATGATTATTACCAGTGCCTGAGCCAGTCAGTCTTTCTCAATCTGGGTTCCTCATtccaaccattaaaaaaaaaaaaaaaaaccaaaaaaaaacaaaaaacaaacaaacaaaaaaaactggagtggtaatttttttctttttttttaacttaaaaaaaacctattttaTACCTATCGaatcttttaaaatcaactttgaTTTTTGAGATAAGTGTAGATTCACATGAAGTTCCAAAAACAATGCAGAGAGACCATATCCTCTTAGCCCAGTTTCCCTCAGCGGCAATGTCTCACATAACTGTAGTGTGAGATAGAGTGGCGGTCTTCTTAATTGTCCCAAGGATGGCATATAACTAGTCCCAGTCTGGATGCATGGAGATTAGTCTGTTACAAAGAGGAGCCCTCATGGAAAATTAGGGCTTAAATTGTCTTAATACAGTGGGGATAGGCCAAGTCTAATGTCTAGGAACTGGGGAGACCCCTTAATCCTGCTTGGCAGAAGCAATTCGGCTGGCGGGGTGATGGGCGGCAGTGTGGCAGGGGTCCCTCTACCTGTGGAACCCCGGCGAGCCTTACCTGTGCTCGGTGCTCCCCGACGGCGAACTGGATCACGGCAAcgcctgggctgtggctctcctCGATGCGCTCCACTGTGCTGGAGTCGATCTTGAGGTCGTTGCTGATCTCTGCGCTCTGGATGAAGTCTTCCGTTTTCAAGTCCTCCACCTTCTTGAGCTCTCCGTTGGCCAACTGTATGATGGAGCCTTTCATGAAGTAGGGCGGCAGCGTGGGAGGCGCCGCGGCGGGCGAGGCCACCGACTGCACCACGGGCAGGTGGATCTGGGCCTGCACCATGGCTGGGTAGGCGGCCTGGGTGGCCAGGGCCTCGGGGTTGAAGTTCTCGTTCTTGGCCAGGGCGGTGGTGACgaacgtgtgaggcactgcagCGAACTGGGGCGACGACGTGACTATGGCAGAGGCTGCCCCGGACGCCTCCATGTCAGTGCTGCCCACGGGGATGAGCAGGGGCTGGGTGCCGGGGATCACCAGGTGCTGGGGCAGGCTGCCGGCGTAGGTGATTGCTTGCTGCTGGCCGCTCAGGTAGCCGATGACCGGGGGTTGAGTCCCCGCGTAGAAGGCGGTGGCGGGCAGCCCAACAGGGAGAGGCTCTGAAGCACTGTGCGTGGTCTGGATGACCGTGTGGGGTGACAGCGCATAGGACCGGTGGCTGGGCTTCCCTAAGTGCAGGCCGCTTTTGTCGTTGAGGGTGGACGGGGAGGCCTCCCGGTGCGTGGCCTGCTGCACCTCCAGGTCAGCTGCGGGCGTGCTGCTGTTGGGCAGGACCATCACCGAGGCCCGGACCCCCGAGGGATCTCGACTGCTGTAGTCCGCAGGGCTCGGGTGGACCACCACGTGCCTGGACTCGTACGGGTGAGGGACCGCCTTGCTGCCCGCCTTGCCCAGGCCCAGCTCGGCCGAAGACGGAGCCCCGTACCGCCGACTCTTCTCCATCTCCCCGTTCAGGACCTCCTTGGCCTGCATGGCCTGCTGCAGCCTGCTGCTCTCGGCTTTCTTGGTGGACTCCCGGGGAACGAAGTGGCCGCCGGAGTCGGTGTACTGCACGACCACCTGCGAGGGGGGCCCCAGGGTGAGCGTGTGCGGGATCATCGTCTGATGCGGGTGGAGGTGGACGGGGATGGCCGAAGGAGAGGCCGCGCGCCCGCTGCTCTGCGGAGAGCTGGAAATGTGGACGTACTGGTTctgctgggtgggtgggggggaccCCGGGGTGACCAGCCCCGGAGCCCGGCCGAGGTGCTGCGGAGGCGGCGGCTCAACCTTGTGTCCCGGTGCCTGGCTCAGGCTGCCCATGCTGGCCAGCAGGGTGGAATAGGCCTCCAGTTGGGAGCGCTGGGATGGAGTGGTGGCCCCCGCGGCGGAGGCCACTGCACTGGTGACAGGGTTGGCCGATGGGGAGATCAGCTGCGATGGGATGAAGCCGGCATAGGGCCCGCTGTACTGGGAGGAGCCGATGAACTGGAAGGTGTGCGGAAGGTGGGCGTACTGAACGGGAGACACGGGAGTCCCTGACTGCGGGGGAGGGTACGCCGTGGGCAGCGTGGTGGCTGCGGGGACCGACCTGGGAGCGCTGGGTGGGGAGTAGTCCAGCCCGGTGGACAATGCTTTGTGTAAACCTATTCCCTGTTGTAAACCAAGCTCCACAGAAGTCCCTGTGGGCCCGTGCCTCCCGCCCCCGTGGCCTCGGCCACCAGAGTTGCTGGGGAGCCATGCCACGCCCTCTGCCCGGTGGTTGTCGCTGGGCAGGGCGGTGGTGGCCTTGTCCTCGGAGGGCCGGCTGGTGGCGGGGATCTCGCGCTTCTTGGGAGGCAGGCATTCGTTGCTCCGCTCTTGGTTGGATTTCATTTTTCGCCGTCCCCCCTCCACGGTGACCGTTTCACTGTCTGGCTGGCTCTGATTTTAGTCTGATAAACGGAAAGTCACATTTGATTTCTGTAGGGGATCCAGGCTCTTCATGAGGAATCATCTCCCCGTGGGTACACTCGGCCAACAGCGGTTCCGGAttctgagaagaggaagagggcagccaggggggaaaaggagagagagagagggagagagggagagagagagagagagagagagagagagagagagagagagagaggggaagggagggaggggaaggaagcaaAAATATCAGCCTTGGGAAAGAAACGTCCCAGGAAGATTAAGACTAAGCCCCTGGACTCCACATGAATTCCAAAAACCTGATCACAGGCTTGCAGCAGGTAAGACACGAGCCACGTTGGTCAGAATGTTCTAGATGAGGCCTGTTAACATACTGAGCTGGTAGAAACTTAAAAGCACATACACTTTATGGAGTTAACAACTCCCCTAAGTCATTTTCaattcccccttctcctcccttttcttcaaGGGCAGGCAGACTATGCATTTCCTTCCCTGGGTGATACAGCCAAATGAAGCCCACAGGAAGGACCCACCAGGTGGTCAGCTGGCCCCAGATCCCCCGAAGCCAGGTTCCGGGAAGAGCAGGTTAAAGTGCTGAGTGGTCTTTCCTGGTTATTTCTGAATTCTCACCTGCCAGCGCCAGTACTCTCAAGAATTCACCTGGCTCTAGGTCCAGACAGGATCTATGCCTTCCCTAACATACACACCCACTGGCTCAGCAGAAGCAGCCCCAAATAGTCCTGTTCTCTATAACTTTGAAAAGAATTCCCTGTACAGCCACTCATGGAAAcagaaagccaaaataaatctgtgAGGCAGgcaaaaaaatgcatttgattagagtttcaaaaaaaaaaaaaaaacccaaccaaataCAATAATAGGGCTGAGGCATTGAAAGTTTTCTTAATGAGGGTTACGTACTCGCTTCATCCTCGGTGCTCTCTCCCCTTCTAAGCCGTCTTTGAATTTTCTCCTCATGccactccctccctttctccttggAAAGGGCAACTCACTAGTAACACTAGAAATGAGACGTCTTTCCAACAAATCTGACTCCTGTGTTCGAACCTGGCCGTACAAACAGTGGCCTTGGAGTCTGTTCTTATTGACACATATCTCAGTCTCTTGGTAACACTGGACTCCAGTTGCCACTACTGTGTGTATAAACCAGTGCCCACTTGGCCTGGTGCATCTTTGGAACCAATATGAACACACTGACAAGGAGAAGGTGCCAGTTCCCTCATGGGGGGCTGTAGAGGTAAGCAACAGCCTGTGCTGCCATCCCAAGAGCTATGGGGCTGGACTTTGAGAATCGCACGCCTTTGGGTTCTCCAGACCTTCTTTTCTatgatcagatttttaaaaaatgcaacaaGGCCATGGCCTTCAGCTTTCAACCTTAGCCAGGCTGAAGCAACAGTGAGATCCCTACCGACGGCAGGCAGCACTCTTTCAGCCCCTCCATAAACCACCTGAATCCCCAATCTCTCCTGTCTGGTGTTCAGTCCTCCACCCTAACTTGCAATTCTGGGGGGCAATAGTTTCATGACTCTTGCTGATTGTGCTTCCATAGCAACAGACACCAAGATAAAATGACAAATGACATGACAGAAAGCTCCTCTCCTTGATGACTTTGAGCAATAGAAGAAGGAGGAATTTTAGGAACTTGATGTCACAACATCAAAGGGTAT
Above is a genomic segment from Urocitellus parryii isolate mUroPar1 chromosome 8, mUroPar1.hap1, whole genome shotgun sequence containing:
- the Atxn1 gene encoding ataxin-1 isoform X2 translates to MKSNQERSNECLPPKKREIPATSRPSEDKATTALPSDNHRAEGVAWLPSNSGGRGHGGGRHGPTGTSVELGLQQGIGLHKALSTGLDYSPPSAPRSVPAATTLPTAYPPPQSGTPVSPVQYAHLPHTFQFIGSSQYSGPYAGFIPSQLISPSANPVTSAVASAAGATTPSQRSQLEAYSTLLASMGSLSQAPGHKVEPPPPQHLGRAPGLVTPGSPPPTQQNQYVHISSSPQSSGRAASPSAIPVHLHPHQTMIPHTLTLGPPSQVVVQYTDSGGHFVPRESTKKAESSRLQQAMQAKEVLNGEMEKSRRYGAPSSAELGLGKAGSKAVPHPYESRHVVVHPSPADYSSRDPSGVRASVMVLPNSSTPAADLEVQQATHREASPSTLNDKSGLHLGKPSHRSYALSPHTVIQTTHSASEPLPVGLPATAFYAGTQPPVIGYLSGQQQAITYAGSLPQHLVIPGTQPLLIPVGSTDMEASGAASAIVTSSPQFAAVPHTFVTTALAKNENFNPEALATQAAYPAMVQAQIHLPVVQSVASPAAAPPTLPPYFMKGSIIQLANGELKKVEDLKTEDFIQSAEISNDLKIDSSTVERIEESHSPGVAVIQFAVGEHRAQVSVEVLVEYPFFVFGQGWSSCCPERTSQLFDLPCSKLSVGDVCISLTLKNLKNGSVKKGQPVDPASVLLKHSKTDSLAGSRHRYAEQENGIHQGSAQLLSENGELKFPEKIGLPAAPFLTKIEPSKPTATRKRRWSAPETRKLEKPEEEPPLTLPKPSLIPQEVKICIEGRSNLGK
- the Atxn1 gene encoding ataxin-1 isoform X1, which produces MKSNQERSNECLPPKKREIPATSRPSEDKATTALPSDNHRAEGVAWLPSNSGGRGHGGGRHGPTGTSVELGLQQGIGLHKALSTGLDYSPPSAPRSVPAATTLPTAYPPPQSGTPVSPVQYAHLPHTFQFIGSSQYSGPYAGFIPSQLISPSANPVTSAVASAAGATTPSQRSQLEAYSTLLASMGSLSQAPGHKVEPPPPQHLGRAPGLVTPGSPPPTQQNQYVHISSSPQSSGRAASPSAIPVHLHPHQTMIPHTLTLGPPSQVVVQYTDSGGHFVPRESTKKAESSRLQQAMQAKEVLNGEMEKSRRYGAPSSAELGLGKAGSKAVPHPYESRHVVVHPSPADYSSRDPSGVRASVMVLPNSSTPAADLEVQQATHREASPSTLNDKSGLHLGKPSHRSYALSPHTVIQTTHSASEPLPVGLPATAFYAGTQPPVIGYLSGQQQAITYAGSLPQHLVIPGTQPLLIPVGSTDMEASGAASAIVTSSPQFAAVPHTFVTTALAKNENFNPEALATQAAYPAMVQAQIHLPVVQSVASPAAAPPTLPPYFMKGSIIQLANGELKKVEDLKTEDFIQSAEISNDLKIDSSTVERIEESHSPGVAVIQFAVGEHRAQVSVEVLVEYPFFVFGQGWSSCCPERTSQLFDLPCSKLSVGDVCISLTLKNLKNGSVKKGQPVDPASVLLKHSKTDSLAGSRHRYAEQENGIHQGSAQLLSENGELKFPEKIGLPAAPFLTKIEPSKPTATRKRRWSAPETRKLEKPEEEPPLTLPKPSLIPQEVKICIEGRSNLELLTSKILKVSMWFKGMNVNYELVCDHK